A DNA window from Aureibaculum sp. 2308TA14-22 contains the following coding sequences:
- a CDS encoding aconitate hydratase yields MAFDIEMIKGVYKTMGERINKARTLTGKPLTLAEKILYSHLDEGMPTQVYQRGKSYVDFRPDRIACQDATAQMALLQFMQAGKPKVAVPTTVHCDHLIQAKQGATPDLKRANETSSEVFNFLESVSNKYGIGFWKPGAGIIHQVVLENYAFPGGMMIGTDSHTVNAGGLGMVAVGVGGADAVDVMAGMPWELKFPKLIGVKLTGKLNGWTASKDVILKVAGILTVKGGTGAIVEYFGEGAKNLSCTGKGTICNMGAEIGATTSTFGYDDAMERFLRATDRNDIADEANKIREHLTGDDEVYADPEKYFDQVIEIDLSTLRPHLNGPFTPDLATPVGELGEKARKNEWPIKVDWGLIGSCTNSSYEDLTRAASIAQQAIDKKLKPKSDFGINPGSEQIRFTAERDGLLNVFENLGATIFTNACGPCIGQWDRSDLKGDEKNTIVHSFNRNFSKRADGNPNTHAFVGSPEMVAAIAISGKLDFDPMNDTLLNEEGQEVKLDEPRGIELPPEGFDVDDNGYLAPIEDGSSVEVKVAEDSERLELLTPFKPWDGENITGAKLLIKAFGKCTTDHISMAGPWLRYRGHLDNISNNTLIGAVNAYNKQTNMVKNQLTGEYGAVPDTARAYKKAGVPTIVVGDHNYGEGSSREHAAMQPRHLGVIAVLVKSFARIHETNLKKQGMLGLTFANEADYDKIKEDDTFDFIDLVDFAPEKPLTILVKHADGSEDTIKANHTYNESQIQWFREGSALNLIKKENA; encoded by the coding sequence ATGGCATTTGACATTGAAATGATAAAAGGCGTTTACAAAACAATGGGTGAACGCATTAACAAGGCTAGAACCTTAACTGGAAAGCCATTAACATTGGCAGAAAAGATTTTATATTCTCATTTAGATGAAGGTATGCCCACTCAAGTTTACCAACGTGGTAAATCATATGTTGATTTTAGACCAGATAGAATTGCTTGTCAAGATGCTACAGCTCAAATGGCTTTATTACAATTTATGCAAGCAGGTAAGCCTAAAGTTGCTGTGCCTACTACAGTACATTGCGATCACTTGATTCAAGCGAAACAAGGTGCCACCCCTGATTTAAAACGAGCTAATGAAACAAGTAGTGAGGTTTTTAATTTCTTGGAATCTGTTTCTAATAAATACGGAATTGGTTTTTGGAAGCCAGGTGCTGGGATAATCCATCAAGTAGTGTTAGAAAATTATGCTTTTCCTGGTGGAATGATGATTGGTACCGATTCACATACAGTTAATGCAGGAGGTTTAGGAATGGTTGCGGTTGGTGTTGGTGGTGCTGATGCAGTTGACGTAATGGCGGGAATGCCTTGGGAATTAAAATTCCCAAAATTAATCGGTGTTAAGCTAACTGGAAAACTAAACGGATGGACGGCTTCTAAAGATGTTATTTTAAAAGTAGCGGGAATTTTAACTGTAAAAGGAGGAACAGGTGCCATTGTAGAATATTTTGGAGAAGGAGCTAAAAATTTATCATGTACGGGTAAAGGTACTATTTGTAATATGGGTGCAGAAATTGGAGCAACAACATCAACATTTGGTTATGATGATGCTATGGAACGTTTTTTACGTGCTACCGATAGAAATGATATTGCCGATGAAGCCAATAAAATTAGGGAGCATTTAACAGGAGATGATGAGGTATATGCTGACCCAGAAAAGTATTTTGATCAAGTTATAGAAATTGATTTATCTACATTACGTCCACATTTAAATGGACCATTTACGCCAGATTTGGCAACACCAGTTGGCGAATTGGGCGAAAAAGCTAGAAAAAATGAATGGCCCATAAAAGTAGATTGGGGTTTGATAGGTTCTTGTACAAATTCATCGTACGAAGATTTAACTAGAGCAGCGTCTATCGCCCAGCAAGCTATTGATAAAAAACTAAAACCCAAAAGTGACTTTGGTATCAATCCAGGTTCTGAACAGATCAGATTTACTGCTGAACGCGACGGACTTTTAAATGTATTTGAAAATTTGGGAGCTACCATATTTACGAATGCTTGTGGACCATGTATTGGACAATGGGATAGAAGTGATCTTAAAGGCGACGAAAAGAATACCATCGTCCACTCATTTAATAGAAATTTTTCTAAACGTGCGGATGGCAATCCAAATACACATGCTTTTGTAGGTTCTCCAGAAATGGTAGCCGCAATAGCAATTTCTGGAAAATTAGATTTTGATCCCATGAACGATACGTTGTTAAATGAAGAGGGTCAAGAAGTAAAATTGGATGAACCTAGAGGAATTGAATTACCACCAGAAGGTTTTGATGTAGATGATAATGGCTACTTAGCACCTATAGAAGATGGAAGCTCAGTCGAAGTTAAAGTTGCTGAAGATAGTGAACGTTTAGAATTGTTAACTCCTTTTAAACCTTGGGACGGAGAAAATATTACTGGAGCTAAATTACTCATTAAGGCTTTTGGAAAATGTACCACCGACCACATTTCTATGGCCGGACCTTGGTTGCGTTATAGAGGACATTTAGATAATATTTCCAATAATACATTAATTGGTGCGGTAAATGCCTATAACAAGCAGACCAATATGGTCAAAAACCAATTGACTGGCGAATATGGTGCAGTGCCTGACACGGCTAGGGCTTACAAAAAAGCGGGAGTACCCACTATAGTGGTTGGTGACCACAATTATGGCGAAGGTTCTTCTCGTGAACATGCCGCTATGCAACCAAGACACCTAGGGGTTATTGCCGTGTTAGTAAAATCGTTTGCTAGAATTCACGAAACAAACTTGAAGAAACAAGGAATGCTAGGACTGACCTTTGCCAATGAAGCTGATTATGATAAAATTAAAGAAGATGATACTTTCGATTTTATTGATTTGGTAGATTTTGCCCCTGAAAAACCATTAACTATTTTGGTAAAACATGCTGATGGTAGCGAAGATACCATCAAAGCAAACCATACGTATAATGAAAGTCAAATACAATGGTTTAGAGAAGGTTCTGCATTGAATTTGATTAAAAAGGAAAATGCGTAA
- a CDS encoding ATP-dependent Clp protease adaptor ClpS, translated as MSNQHKKQEDFDVLEQELNLHEIILFNDDVNTFEHVIESLIDVCNHTSVQAEQCAYLVHFKGKCAVKSGEYDELKPRCTRLLNLGLSAEIV; from the coding sequence ATGAGTAATCAACATAAAAAACAGGAAGATTTTGACGTTCTTGAACAAGAACTGAATCTACATGAAATTATCCTTTTTAATGACGATGTTAATACTTTTGAGCATGTCATAGAATCTCTGATAGATGTTTGCAACCATACTTCTGTTCAAGCTGAGCAATGTGCTTATTTGGTACATTTTAAAGGTAAATGTGCTGTTAAATCAGGAGAATATGACGAACTGAAGCCCCGTTGTACCAGATTATTGAATTTAGGACTCTCTGCCGAAATCGTTTGA
- the prmA gene encoding 50S ribosomal protein L11 methyltransferase, protein MPNTYIAYNFTVSPLQPATKILIAELGNVGFESFVENEGGFVAYIQKEEDADNILDEIYVLQSDEFEISFTKEEIEQVNWNSEWEQHFNPIQVDNLVSIRAPFHPNPNLKYDIVIEPKMSFGTGHHETTHMMVQHLLKLDLKGKKVLDMGCGTGILAIFAEMKGANPTDAIDIDNWCYENSLENVERNNCKHISVFEGDASLLINKKYEVIIANINRNILLSDIKIYADCLNDKGILLLSGFYQEDISIIDAEASKYNLKLEEIIERNNWVALEYLKA, encoded by the coding sequence ATGCCTAATACCTATATTGCCTATAATTTTACTGTTTCTCCATTACAACCTGCCACGAAAATTCTTATTGCCGAATTGGGCAATGTCGGATTTGAAAGTTTTGTTGAAAACGAAGGAGGTTTCGTTGCCTATATCCAAAAAGAAGAAGATGCTGACAACATTTTGGACGAAATTTATGTGCTGCAAAGTGACGAGTTTGAAATTTCATTCACCAAAGAAGAAATAGAGCAAGTCAATTGGAATAGTGAGTGGGAGCAACACTTCAATCCCATTCAAGTAGATAATTTAGTAAGCATTAGAGCACCTTTTCATCCTAATCCCAATTTAAAATACGACATCGTCATAGAACCAAAAATGAGTTTTGGTACTGGGCATCATGAAACCACGCATATGATGGTACAACATCTTTTAAAATTAGACTTAAAAGGTAAAAAAGTATTAGATATGGGTTGTGGAACTGGAATTTTGGCAATTTTCGCTGAAATGAAAGGAGCCAATCCTACAGACGCAATTGATATTGATAATTGGTGTTATGAAAACTCATTAGAAAATGTTGAACGTAATAATTGCAAGCATATAAGTGTTTTTGAAGGAGATGCATCATTGCTAATCAATAAAAAGTACGAGGTAATTATTGCCAATATCAATAGGAATATTTTACTCAGTGATATTAAAATTTATGCTGATTGTCTAAATGATAAAGGGATTTTATTATTAAGTGGATTTTATCAAGAAGATATCTCTATCATAGATGCTGAAGCTTCTAAATACAATTTGAAATTAGAAGAAATAATAGAAAGAAACAATTGGGTAGCCTTAGAGTATTTGAAAGCCTAA
- the tpiA gene encoding triose-phosphate isomerase: MRKKIVAGNWKMNNNLSESKKLVKGIKKAIKKKKLKNTRVIVSPTYVNLRAVVKKAKKSTIEVAAQNMHQADSGAFTGEISANMLKNIGVKTVILGHSERREYFGETDKLLTEKVDQALKNKLEVIFCFGEKLEERKSEKHFNVVESQIKNALFHLDTNAWKKIILAYEPVWAIGTGETASPDQAQEMHAFIRDLIAKKYNANIANNVSILYGGSVKPNNAKEIFSKEDVDGGLIGGASLKAEDFSALIEAI, from the coding sequence ATGAGAAAAAAGATAGTTGCCGGAAACTGGAAAATGAACAATAATTTGTCTGAATCAAAAAAATTAGTGAAAGGTATTAAAAAGGCAATTAAAAAGAAAAAACTGAAAAACACAAGAGTTATTGTTTCTCCGACCTATGTTAATTTAAGAGCTGTGGTAAAAAAGGCTAAAAAATCAACTATTGAGGTAGCTGCCCAAAACATGCACCAAGCGGACAGCGGTGCTTTTACAGGGGAGATTTCTGCCAATATGTTAAAGAATATTGGTGTAAAAACAGTCATTTTAGGGCATTCAGAACGAAGAGAGTATTTTGGCGAAACGGATAAACTATTGACTGAAAAAGTAGACCAAGCCTTAAAAAACAAGCTGGAAGTTATCTTTTGTTTTGGTGAAAAGCTGGAAGAAAGAAAAAGCGAAAAACATTTTAACGTAGTTGAATCTCAAATTAAGAATGCTTTGTTTCATTTAGATACCAATGCGTGGAAAAAAATTATTTTAGCATACGAACCTGTCTGGGCAATAGGTACGGGTGAAACTGCTAGTCCAGACCAAGCACAAGAAATGCATGCTTTCATTCGTGATTTAATTGCTAAAAAATATAATGCCAACATAGCAAATAATGTTTCAATATTGTACGGCGGTAGCGTGAAGCCCAATAATGCTAAAGAGATATTTTCTAAAGAAGATGTAGATGGTGGTTTAATTGGTGGGGCATCGTTGAAAGCAGAAGATTTCTCAGCACTTATTGAAGCTATTTAA
- the pyrF gene encoding orotidine-5'-phosphate decarboxylase, translated as MTKKQLIEQIRLKKSFLCIGLDVDLDKISDHLKDLDDPIFEFNKQIIDATHHLTVAYKPNIAFYEAYGIKGWQSLEKTINYLNKNHPEIFTIADAKRGDIGNTSTRYAKAFFEDLNFDSITVAPYMGRDSVEPFLAFDDKFTILLTLTSNAGGLDFQTLEYNQEQLYQSVLKTSLNYKNSENLMYVVGATRPEYFQKIRKIVPDHFLLVPGVGAQGGSLQDVCKYGLTDDIGLLVNSSRGIIYASNGKDFAEKASEKALELQQEMATLL; from the coding sequence ATGACTAAAAAGCAACTTATTGAGCAAATTAGATTAAAAAAGTCTTTTTTGTGTATTGGTTTAGATGTTGATTTGGATAAAATTTCCGACCATTTAAAAGATTTGGACGATCCAATTTTTGAGTTCAACAAACAAATAATAGATGCCACACATCATTTAACAGTTGCCTACAAGCCCAATATTGCTTTTTACGAGGCCTATGGCATTAAAGGTTGGCAATCGTTGGAAAAAACCATTAACTATCTGAACAAAAACCATCCCGAAATTTTTACCATTGCCGATGCCAAACGTGGCGATATCGGTAACACCTCAACGCGTTACGCCAAAGCATTTTTTGAAGATCTTAATTTTGATTCCATTACCGTAGCACCTTACATGGGTAGAGATTCCGTTGAACCATTTTTAGCATTTGACGATAAGTTTACTATACTTTTAACATTAACTTCTAATGCAGGTGGGTTAGATTTTCAAACCTTAGAATACAACCAAGAACAGCTTTACCAAAGTGTTCTTAAAACTTCACTCAACTATAAAAATTCAGAAAACCTAATGTACGTAGTTGGTGCAACGCGTCCAGAATATTTTCAAAAAATCAGAAAGATTGTCCCAGATCATTTTTTATTAGTCCCAGGTGTGGGTGCTCAAGGTGGAAGTTTGCAAGATGTCTGCAAATACGGTTTAACGGATGATATTGGCTTATTGGTAAATTCTAGTCGTGGAATTATTTACGCATCTAATGGTAAGGATTTTGCTGAAAAAGCAAGTGAAAAAGCATTGGAATTACAACAAGAAATGGCAACATTGTTATGA
- a CDS encoding GTP-binding protein, producing the protein MNQPIHDNKINAILLKPRFREELKESKTAVLNKFEAVFAKKEYKFKTKLVGNHIVIDVPKEEDHFWSPQLQIEIVEEDDKTILKGLFGPKPQVWTLFMFFHFAVALAFIIFLIMAYTQFSLEQEYQFAMYMCIAMPIIWVLFYVFGQLGKKKGYNQMVEMDEFVKETLS; encoded by the coding sequence TTGAACCAACCGATTCACGATAATAAAATTAACGCCATTCTTTTAAAGCCTCGTTTTAGGGAGGAATTAAAGGAAAGTAAAACTGCTGTGTTAAATAAATTTGAAGCAGTTTTTGCAAAAAAAGAGTATAAATTTAAAACTAAATTAGTTGGTAACCATATAGTTATTGATGTGCCAAAGGAAGAGGATCATTTTTGGTCGCCTCAATTGCAGATTGAAATTGTAGAAGAGGATGATAAAACCATTTTAAAAGGATTATTTGGACCTAAACCTCAAGTTTGGACCCTATTTATGTTCTTTCACTTTGCCGTAGCACTTGCTTTTATTATTTTTTTAATTATGGCTTACACACAATTCAGTTTAGAACAAGAGTATCAATTTGCTATGTATATGTGCATTGCCATGCCTATTATTTGGGTGCTTTTTTATGTTTTTGGGCAGTTAGGTAAAAAGAAAGGCTATAATCAAATGGTGGAAATGGATGAGTTTGTTAAGGAAACACTATCATAA
- the der gene encoding ribosome biogenesis GTPase Der, with translation MSIVAIVGRPNVGKSTFFNRLIQRREAIVDAVSGVTRDRHYGKSEWNGREFTLIDTGGYVKGSDDIFEAEIDKQVELAIEEADAIIFMVDVETGVTGMDEDVAKLLRKVDKPVLLAINKVDNSKRNADAVEFYALGLGEYYTIASINGSGTGDLLDALVKVLPEKEDESDNNLPRFAVVGRPNAGKSSFINALIGEERYIVTDIAGTTRDAIDTKYNRFGFEFNLVDTAGIRRKSKVKEDLEFYSVMRSVRAIEHCDVAILVLDATRGFEGQDQNIFWLAEKNKKGIVILVNKWDLIEKDTKTTKAFETKIRKELEPFTDVPILFVSVLTKQRIFKAIETAVEVFEKRKKRISTSKLNDTLLDIIKQNPPPAYKGKYVKIKFCTQLPTPTPQFAFFCNLPQYVKPPYKRYLENKMREIFDFHGVPIVIYFRQK, from the coding sequence ATGAGTATAGTTGCCATTGTAGGAAGACCTAATGTAGGAAAATCCACTTTTTTTAATCGTTTAATTCAGCGACGTGAAGCTATTGTTGATGCTGTAAGTGGCGTTACACGCGATAGGCACTACGGAAAAAGCGAATGGAACGGTCGTGAATTTACCTTGATTGATACAGGTGGCTATGTTAAAGGTTCCGACGATATTTTTGAAGCAGAAATTGACAAACAAGTCGAACTTGCCATTGAAGAAGCCGATGCCATTATTTTTATGGTAGATGTGGAAACCGGTGTAACTGGTATGGACGAGGATGTTGCCAAATTGCTTCGTAAAGTAGACAAACCAGTTTTGTTGGCGATTAACAAGGTGGACAACAGCAAACGAAATGCCGATGCCGTTGAATTTTATGCTTTGGGCTTAGGGGAATATTACACCATTGCGAGTATCAACGGAAGTGGAACCGGAGATTTGCTAGACGCTTTGGTAAAGGTACTGCCCGAAAAAGAAGACGAATCTGATAATAACCTTCCTCGCTTTGCAGTTGTGGGTCGTCCAAATGCAGGAAAATCATCATTTATCAATGCATTGATTGGCGAGGAACGCTATATTGTAACTGATATAGCGGGAACTACAAGAGATGCCATAGATACTAAATACAACCGTTTTGGTTTTGAGTTCAACCTAGTGGATACTGCAGGAATAAGACGGAAAAGCAAGGTAAAAGAAGACCTTGAATTTTATTCGGTTATGCGTTCGGTTAGAGCTATTGAACATTGTGATGTAGCTATTTTGGTATTAGATGCCACACGCGGTTTTGAAGGACAAGACCAAAATATTTTTTGGTTAGCGGAAAAGAACAAAAAAGGCATTGTAATCCTCGTCAACAAATGGGATTTGATAGAAAAAGACACTAAAACTACTAAAGCATTTGAAACCAAAATCAGAAAAGAATTAGAGCCTTTTACAGATGTACCCATTCTGTTTGTTTCCGTTCTGACCAAACAGCGTATTTTTAAAGCTATAGAGACTGCTGTTGAAGTTTTTGAAAAAAGAAAAAAACGAATTTCTACTAGTAAATTAAATGATACTTTATTAGATATTATAAAACAAAATCCTCCACCAGCTTATAAGGGAAAATATGTTAAAATAAAGTTCTGTACGCAGTTGCCAACACCAACCCCCCAATTTGCGTTTTTCTGCAACCTACCCCAATATGTAAAACCACCTTATAAAAGGTACTTAGAAAATAAAATGCGTGAAATTTTTGATTTTCACGGTGTACCAATAGTGATTTATTTTAGACAAAAGTAA
- a CDS encoding CynX/NimT family MFS transporter has product MTINKTTKSTNILLLVGILFIAVNLRPALAGVGPLVDDIKEATGLSNSMLGLLTTLPLIAFGIISMLTPLFTNRFGIGKTLFGAMVLLTIGILIRSIEGNFYLYFGTLLFGIAIAFGNVLLPGITKRNFSENSGFITSIYSSVMAVGASLAAGISVPLTKIESFGWRGSLIVWALLALLAAIVWSPQVRRLKKPPQKNDYIKAMKSLNRSRLAWQVALFMGLQSMTFYVILAWLPAILISRGYDANFSGWMLSLSQATGILGSLIVPTIAGKKTDQRAIVFVLILMELIGIVGLMLPQFGEVALWVSFIGFVLGGSFGLSLLFIVLRSHDTASATELSGMAQSIGYVIAATGPFIFASVFDFTGSWLYALILLLVIAVLKLLSGLYIGKPGKV; this is encoded by the coding sequence ATGACAATAAATAAAACAACAAAATCAACTAATATTTTATTATTAGTAGGTATTCTTTTTATTGCTGTTAATTTGCGTCCTGCCCTTGCGGGAGTAGGCCCTTTAGTTGATGATATTAAAGAGGCAACTGGACTTTCGAATTCAATGTTAGGTCTGTTAACTACATTGCCACTTATTGCTTTTGGTATCATTTCAATGCTTACACCCTTATTTACAAATCGTTTCGGGATTGGTAAAACGTTGTTTGGTGCAATGGTTTTGTTAACGATAGGCATTTTAATCAGGTCTATTGAAGGAAATTTTTATCTGTATTTTGGAACTTTATTATTTGGAATTGCAATTGCTTTTGGCAATGTGCTGTTACCGGGAATAACCAAAAGGAATTTTTCTGAAAATTCTGGTTTTATTACAAGTATTTATTCTTCTGTGATGGCTGTTGGGGCATCATTGGCCGCAGGCATAAGTGTGCCACTAACTAAAATTGAAAGCTTTGGATGGAGAGGTTCGTTAATAGTTTGGGCATTATTGGCTTTATTAGCGGCAATTGTTTGGTCTCCGCAAGTTAGAAGGTTAAAAAAACCACCACAAAAGAACGATTATATTAAAGCTATGAAATCGTTAAATAGGTCCCGTTTAGCTTGGCAAGTAGCATTGTTTATGGGTTTACAATCTATGACGTTTTATGTTATTTTGGCTTGGTTACCAGCTATTTTAATAAGTAGAGGCTATGATGCTAATTTTTCTGGCTGGATGCTTTCCTTATCTCAGGCAACAGGAATTTTGGGGTCTTTAATTGTGCCAACAATAGCAGGTAAAAAAACAGATCAGCGAGCTATTGTTTTTGTGTTAATATTAATGGAATTAATAGGAATAGTTGGACTTATGTTACCGCAGTTTGGAGAGGTTGCATTGTGGGTTTCGTTTATCGGGTTTGTGCTAGGCGGTTCTTTTGGATTATCCTTACTTTTTATAGTATTGCGATCTCACGATACGGCATCAGCTACTGAACTTTCAGGAATGGCACAATCTATTGGGTATGTTATCGCTGCTACCGGTCCTTTTATTTTTGCAAGTGTTTTTGACTTTACAGGTAGTTGGTTGTATGCCTTGATTTTGTTATTGGTGATCGCCGTGCTAAAACTGCTTTCAGGATTGTATATTGGGAAGCCAGGGAAAGTTTAG
- a CDS encoding outer membrane beta-barrel protein translates to MKKLITCIAMLCTVAIFAQSKNYEISGKIVSENDQKPLEAATVYLERAKDSTLITYTITDKNGNFKLEGKSPYKDLRLNVSFIGYQSYAKLINYRGEPMNLNTISLADANILDEVVLKSRSPITIKKDTVEFNVSSFKTKKDANVEDVLKELPGVEVDENGKITVNGKEVNKILVNGKPFFGNDPTITTRNLTKDIIEKIQITDTKTKAQAFSGEDSEGEDKTINLTIKKENNKGVFGRVSAGGGTDKRWEAAGMFNYFNNDRRISVLAGGNNTNSPGFSFGEIQKMFGGRGNFSMNVRGGQVSFGVNGLNFGGGQGITTSKNTGFNYADQIGKKVEISADYFYSTSDSEDKNATQRENFLPDSRYFTDSESTSSNHNDNHSANLDFEIEIDTTLLINIKPSFRYSTNKREFDREEESRDEANIVTNQSNTSSFSESKANNFSNDFDVTKRFGSEGSFLRINLDNEFSANNSDNFLSSETSIFGNNPENISRDQFSENNENTNSFSSRLTYRLPLVGKKVYLDFRYTYGFENTDNEKSTYDFNNATQTFSDFNTELSTDFEYKNFRNVPGLRLTYNKDKFNINFGSDMVFRTLESEDFLRPQLNLKRNFSNLELNSRVRYRFSSKRSLYVRYRLDNQVPRLRQLQPFQDVSNPLNIITGNPALEPTNRHSLNFSFNNYDFQKGTGIYTYMGGDISNNDVVSNSTIDENFVRNTTYTNVNGNGSLYVGSGYSKTIKLDTIRTLKLNLGLGLNLRRSNNFNNGTKYLAKNNSISPNFGLTYTWKDVLEIRPNYRVSFNTNKFDLEQFDNREFVTHNLRISTRTSVPKNLEWENQISFNYNSNIADGFQKSAWFWNSTLSYSIMKNQGMITLKAYDLLNQNTNARRISNENYIQDSQSTVLQQYFMVGFSYKFNTLGKAGEVRKDRFRMF, encoded by the coding sequence ATGAAAAAACTTATTACCTGCATAGCTATGCTATGTACCGTTGCTATTTTCGCTCAATCAAAAAACTATGAAATATCTGGAAAAATTGTTTCTGAAAATGATCAAAAACCGCTAGAAGCTGCAACCGTTTATTTAGAAAGAGCCAAAGATAGCACACTTATTACTTACACTATAACAGACAAAAATGGCAACTTTAAATTAGAAGGAAAATCTCCATATAAAGATTTAAGATTAAACGTTTCTTTTATAGGTTATCAATCATACGCCAAGCTAATTAATTATAGAGGTGAACCAATGAATTTAAACACTATTTCTTTGGCTGATGCCAATATATTAGATGAGGTAGTACTTAAATCTAGGTCTCCTATTACCATAAAAAAAGATACGGTAGAATTTAATGTAAGTTCTTTTAAAACTAAAAAAGATGCCAATGTTGAAGATGTCTTAAAAGAATTACCAGGTGTAGAAGTAGATGAAAATGGAAAAATAACAGTTAATGGAAAAGAAGTGAATAAAATATTGGTAAATGGCAAACCCTTTTTTGGGAACGACCCTACTATAACCACACGAAATCTGACCAAAGATATTATTGAGAAAATTCAAATTACAGATACCAAAACCAAAGCACAAGCCTTTTCTGGTGAAGACAGTGAAGGTGAGGATAAAACCATCAATCTAACCATAAAAAAAGAAAATAATAAAGGTGTTTTTGGACGTGTCTCGGCTGGGGGTGGAACAGATAAACGCTGGGAAGCCGCAGGAATGTTCAATTATTTTAATAACGATAGACGTATTAGTGTATTGGCTGGTGGTAATAACACCAACTCACCGGGTTTTAGTTTTGGTGAGATTCAAAAAATGTTTGGTGGTCGCGGTAATTTTAGCATGAACGTAAGAGGTGGTCAAGTTTCTTTTGGTGTAAATGGTCTCAATTTTGGTGGTGGTCAAGGTATTACAACGTCAAAAAATACAGGTTTTAATTATGCCGACCAAATTGGAAAAAAAGTAGAGATATCTGCTGATTATTTTTATTCAACTAGTGATTCTGAAGACAAAAATGCAACACAGAGAGAAAACTTTTTACCAGACTCTAGATATTTTACAGATTCAGAGTCTACATCCTCAAATCATAATGATAACCACAGTGCCAATTTAGATTTTGAAATAGAAATAGACACTACTTTACTAATCAATATTAAACCATCCTTTAGGTATTCAACTAATAAAAGAGAATTTGACCGAGAAGAAGAGTCTAGAGATGAAGCAAATATTGTGACCAATCAATCAAATACATCTTCATTTTCAGAAAGTAAGGCTAATAATTTTAGCAATGACTTTGATGTTACTAAACGTTTTGGTAGTGAAGGTTCTTTTCTACGCATAAACCTAGACAATGAATTTAGTGCTAATAATTCTGATAATTTTTTAAGTTCAGAAACTTCTATTTTTGGTAATAATCCTGAAAACATTTCGAGAGATCAATTTTCGGAAAACAATGAGAATACAAATAGTTTTTCTTCGAGGCTTACCTATAGGTTACCACTAGTAGGTAAAAAAGTTTATTTAGATTTTAGATATACTTACGGTTTTGAAAATACAGACAATGAAAAAAGCACCTATGATTTTAATAATGCCACACAAACATTTTCAGACTTTAATACAGAGCTAAGTACTGATTTTGAATATAAAAATTTTAGAAATGTACCAGGTTTACGCTTAACTTATAATAAAGATAAGTTTAATATAAATTTTGGAAGCGATATGGTATTTAGAACCTTAGAAAGTGAGGACTTTTTAAGACCTCAACTAAATTTAAAACGCAACTTCAGTAATTTAGAGTTAAACTCAAGGGTTCGCTATCGTTTTAGTTCAAAAAGATCATTATATGTAAGATACAGACTGGACAATCAAGTACCACGACTAAGGCAATTACAACCTTTTCAAGATGTTTCAAACCCACTAAATATTATTACTGGAAATCCTGCACTTGAGCCCACCAATAGACATAGTTTGAATTTTAGTTTCAATAACTACGATTTTCAGAAAGGCACAGGTATTTATACGTACATGGGAGGAGATATTTCAAACAATGATGTTGTATCTAATAGTACAATTGATGAAAATTTTGTAAGAAACACTACTTATACAAATGTTAATGGGAATGGAAGTTTATACGTTGGAAGTGGTTACTCTAAGACAATTAAATTAGATACAATAAGAACCCTAAAATTGAATTTAGGACTGGGACTCAACCTAAGAAGATCTAACAATTTCAATAATGGTACAAAATATCTTGCTAAGAACAATTCAATATCTCCGAACTTTGGTTTAACCTATACTTGGAAAGATGTGTTAGAAATTCGCCCTAATTATAGAGTATCTTTTAACACAAATAAGTTTGACCTTGAACAATTTGATAATAGAGAATTTGTAACTCATAATTTAAGAATCTCAACGAGAACATCAGTACCTAAAAATTTAGAATGGGAAAATCAAATTAGCTTTAATTATAATTCTAATATTGCTGATGGGTTTCAAAAAAGTGCTTGGTTTTGGAACTCAACACTATCATATTCAATTATGAAAAATCAAGGTATGATAACCTTAAAAGCCTATGATCTGTTAAATCAGAATACCAATGCTAGAAGAATTTCTAATGAAAACTATATTCAAGATTCGCAAAGTACTGTATTACAACAATACTTTATGGTCGGTTTTAGCTATAAATTCAATACGTTAGGTAAAGCTGGCGAAGTAAGAAAAGATAGGTTTAGAATGTTTTAA